The following are encoded together in the Girardinichthys multiradiatus isolate DD_20200921_A chromosome X, DD_fGirMul_XY1, whole genome shotgun sequence genome:
- the LOC124863520 gene encoding myocardin-related transcription factor B-like isoform X1, giving the protein MGLQSWPPNKPELSSMACLDVESPTICRGKFKSVLQHCLQQRRTREQLVDQGILPSLKSSAAFHKQIRSLQRARTGNFLKHKLCSRPERSELVRMHILEETQVEPSLQATQIRLKRARLANDLNEKIAQRPGPMELVEKKILPVDSGVEELRNNGKADYSDTPQVPDVYSFDEDSSDALSPRQPNSQPSPPQTLPSPENSRETEASYASSDFSPPPQLSLTRCSQSSADVSTLEKPSSQGAHQPNAAVIQCISSGPVLVKQTLVKLSTDKSRSKKIKEPKSRVKKLKYHQYIPPDQKQELSGVPMDSSYARLLEQQQQFLQLQILSLQQQKYNCQAVVPVTLNISTTEIQTSYSALALRGSSSSTPVQFHHASTKLDQLPANIDEMKVAELKVELKLRSLPVSGTKTDLIERLKLFHESAKSQRVAAMESRVTAANSRSENINVTPPVSLIASKVSKLGIEDSNMKDIHTKSDSETLSNAALCTSPSKGTPHQEGPTDAKVNEKDSEKDKRLHEKERQIEELMRKLEQEQKLVEELKMLLEVEKRSQQNDSPPHLSSLVPFQIKEENRSLPNCTVSCSSPGLHVQIKQEDPSDHTHITCSNQFINDQGTNKTAENLQSVQALLPTSLPGSAVAVELPAKGIKLHTIVNSIASGCIQASGHEPEKSAAPQQQSSTQTQHLTKTWRMDIKGQSSLNAFLVSGCDSPSSHQAPPGALRGKLPSSKPSTVIKQQTTFTNHASKTKDPPRYEDAVKQTRSMLIVAQGPTAASQQMDDLFDVLIESGEISPLIRQDPPSLEKPLPVTASVTTLPINTVLTRSPPLVQLAQLPEATLSSPGNNLETFLDDTEAQRLKLMEELNSPLVNMEMNFSENIPPSGVNLQNTSVDSMDWLDLTLSVPAEGINPLDMSVPGAVFSSDFLDSHELHLNWD; this is encoded by the exons ATGGGACTCCAGAGCTGGCCACCAAACAAACCAGAACTGTCCTCCATGGCTTGCCTGGATGTGGAGAGCCCAACCATTTGCAGGGGAAAATTCAAATCAG TACTTCAGCActgtctgcagcagaggagAACTCGGGAGCAGCTTGTAGACCAAGGCATCTTGCCTT cTCTGAAAAGCTCTGCTGCCTTCCACAAGCAGATTCGCAGCCTACAGAGAGCCAGG ACGGGGAATTTCCTAAAGCATAAACTCTGCAGCAGACCGGAACGCTCAGAACTGGTCCGTATGCATATCCTAGAAG AAACTCAAGTGGAGCCCTCACTGCAGGCCACGCAGATAAGACTGAAGAGGGCCAGACTGGCCAATGATCTCAATGAAAAAATCGCCCAGCGGCCAGGACCCATGGAGCTGGTCGAGAAGAAGATCCTGCCCGTCGACTCTGGAGTTGAAGAACTCAGAAACA ATGGTAAGGCAGATTACTCAGATACACCACAAGTTCCAGATGTTTACAGCTTTGATGAGGACAGCAGTGATGCATTATCACCACGGCAACCCAACAGCCAACCATCTCCTCCCCAAACTTTACCCTCCCCAGAGAATTCAAGAGAAACTGAGGCATCTTATGCATCCTCTGACTTCAGCCCTCCTCCACAG CTCTCTCTAACACGCTGCTCTCAGTCATCTGCAGATGTGTCTACTTTGGAGAAACCAAGCAGCCAGGGAGCTCATCAGCCTAACGCCGCTGTCATCCAATGCATTTCATCAGGTCCAGTTCTTGTGAAA CAAACTTTGGTGAAGCTATCCACAGACAAAAGCCGTAGCAAAAAGATCAAAGAGCCCAAGTCAAGGGTGAAAAAACTGAAGTATCATCAGTACATCCCCCCTGACCAGAAGCAAGAGCTCAGTGGCGTCCCGATGGACTCTTCTTATGCCCGTCttctggagcagcagcagcagttcctCCAGCTCCAGATCCTTAGCCTGCAGCAGCAGAAGTACAACTGCCAGGCCGTTGTACCCGTCACACTAAA caTATCCACAACTGAGATACAGACCAGCTACTCGGCTCTTGCCCTTAGAGGAAGCTCTTCATCCACTCCTGTGCAGTTCCATCATGCTAGTACAAAATTGGATCAGTTACCCGCTAATATCGATGAGATGAAG GTCGCTGAGCTGAAAGTGGAGCTAAAACTCAGATCTCTGCCTGTTTCTGGGACTAAGACAGATCTGATAGAGAGGTTGAAGCTGTTTCACGAAAGTGCTAAAAGCCAGCGTGTTGCTGCCATGGAGTCAAGAGTCACTGCAGCAAACTCACGGTCTGAAAACATAAATGTAACACCACCCGTTTCCCTTATAGCTTCCAAAGTCTCCAAACTGGGAATAGAAGATAGTAACATGAAAGACATTCACACAAAGTCAGATTCAGAGACCTTGTCTAATGCTGCTCTGTGCACAAGCCCCTCAAAGGGAACCCCACATCAAGAGGGCCCCACAGATGCAAAGGTCAATGAGAAGGACTCTGAAAAAGACAAACGGTTGCATGAGAAGGAGCGTCAGATAGAGGAACTTATGAGGAAGCTGGAGCAGGAGCAGAAGCTAGTTGAGGAGCTAAAGATGCTACTGGAGGTAGAGAAAAGAAGCCAGCAGAATGATTCTCCACCTCATCTTAGCTCATTGGTGCCATTTcagataaaagaggaaaacagaagtcTGCCAAACTGCACAGTGTCCTGCAGCTCTCCTGGTCTGCATGTGCAGATCAAACAAGAGGACCCATCAGATCATACCCACATAACTTGTTCAAATCAGTTCATTAATGACCAAGGGACCAACAAAACGGCTGAAAATCTGCAGTCTGTCCAGGCCCTTCTGCCCACGTCTCTTCCTGGTTCAGCAGTTGCTGTTGAACTCCCTGCCAAAGGCATTAAATTACACACTATTGTTAACAGCATAGCTTCAGGCTGCATCCAGGCCTCTGGACATGAGCCAGAGAAATCAGCAGCACCACAGCAGCAATCTAGCACTCAAACCCAGCATCTGACTAAG ACATGGAGAATGGATATTAAGGGGCAAAGTTCACTCAATGCATTCCTGGTGTCTGGATGTGATAGTCCTTCCTCTCACCAAGCACCCCCGGGAGCACTTAGAGGGAAG CTGCCTTCTTCAAAACCATCCACTGTTATTAAGCAGCAAACAACTTTTACAAATCATGCATCAAAGACTAAGGACCCACCTCGCTATGAGGATGCAGTCAAACAGACACGCAGCATGTTAATAGTTGCTCAG GGTCCCACCGCAGCAAGCCAGCAGATGGATGACTTGTTCGATGTGTTGATTGAAAGTGGAG AGATCTCCCCTCTCATCAGGCAGGATCCTCCCAGTCTGGAAAAGCCTCTCCCTGTGACAGCCAGCGTGACCACCCTTCCCATCAACACAGTTCTGACCCGTTCTCCACCTTTAGTGCAGTTGGCCCAGCTGCCTGAGGCAACCCTCAGCTCCCCAGGAAACAACCTGGAAACCTTTCTGGATGACACAGAGGCTCAGAGACTGAAGCTGATGGAGGAGTTAAACTCACCTTTGGTCAACATGGAGATGAACTTCAGTGAAAACATCCCACCTTCTGGTGTGAACCTGCAAAATACTTCTGTGGACAGTATGGATTGGCTGGACCTTACCCTTTCTGTGCCTGCCGAGGGGATTAACCCTTTAGACATGTCAGTGCCAGGGGCGGTCTTCTCTTCGGACTTCCTGGACTCTCATGAACTGCACTTGAACTGGGACTGA
- the LOC124863520 gene encoding myocardin-related transcription factor B-like isoform X3, producing MGLQSWPPNKPELSSMACLDVESPTICRGKFKSVLQHCLQQRRTREQLVDQGILPSLKSSAAFHKQIRSLQRARTGNFLKHKLCSRPERSELVRMHILEETQVEPSLQATQIRLKRARLANDLNEKIAQRPGPMELVEKKILPVDSGVEELRNNGKADYSDTPQVPDVYSFDEDSSDALSPRQPNSQPSPPQTLPSPENSRETEASYASSDFSPPPQSSADVSTLEKPSSQGAHQPNAAVIQCISSGPVLVKQTLVKLSTDKSRSKKIKEPKSRVKKLKYHQYIPPDQKQELSGVPMDSSYARLLEQQQQFLQLQILSLQQQKYNCQAVVPVTLNISTTEIQTSYSALALRGSSSSTPVQFHHASTKLDQLPANIDEMKVAELKVELKLRSLPVSGTKTDLIERLKLFHESAKSQRVAAMESRVTAANSRSENINVTPPVSLIASKVSKLGIEDSNMKDIHTKSDSETLSNAALCTSPSKGTPHQEGPTDAKVNEKDSEKDKRLHEKERQIEELMRKLEQEQKLVEELKMLLEVEKRSQQNDSPPHLSSLVPFQIKEENRSLPNCTVSCSSPGLHVQIKQEDPSDHTHITCSNQFINDQGTNKTAENLQSVQALLPTSLPGSAVAVELPAKGIKLHTIVNSIASGCIQASGHEPEKSAAPQQQSSTQTQHLTKTWRMDIKGQSSLNAFLVSGCDSPSSHQAPPGALRGKLPSSKPSTVIKQQTTFTNHASKTKDPPRYEDAVKQTRSMLIVAQGPTAASQQMDDLFDVLIESGEISPLIRQDPPSLEKPLPVTASVTTLPINTVLTRSPPLVQLAQLPEATLSSPGNNLETFLDDTEAQRLKLMEELNSPLVNMEMNFSENIPPSGVNLQNTSVDSMDWLDLTLSVPAEGINPLDMSVPGAVFSSDFLDSHELHLNWD from the exons ATGGGACTCCAGAGCTGGCCACCAAACAAACCAGAACTGTCCTCCATGGCTTGCCTGGATGTGGAGAGCCCAACCATTTGCAGGGGAAAATTCAAATCAG TACTTCAGCActgtctgcagcagaggagAACTCGGGAGCAGCTTGTAGACCAAGGCATCTTGCCTT cTCTGAAAAGCTCTGCTGCCTTCCACAAGCAGATTCGCAGCCTACAGAGAGCCAGG ACGGGGAATTTCCTAAAGCATAAACTCTGCAGCAGACCGGAACGCTCAGAACTGGTCCGTATGCATATCCTAGAAG AAACTCAAGTGGAGCCCTCACTGCAGGCCACGCAGATAAGACTGAAGAGGGCCAGACTGGCCAATGATCTCAATGAAAAAATCGCCCAGCGGCCAGGACCCATGGAGCTGGTCGAGAAGAAGATCCTGCCCGTCGACTCTGGAGTTGAAGAACTCAGAAACA ATGGTAAGGCAGATTACTCAGATACACCACAAGTTCCAGATGTTTACAGCTTTGATGAGGACAGCAGTGATGCATTATCACCACGGCAACCCAACAGCCAACCATCTCCTCCCCAAACTTTACCCTCCCCAGAGAATTCAAGAGAAACTGAGGCATCTTATGCATCCTCTGACTTCAGCCCTCCTCCACAG TCATCTGCAGATGTGTCTACTTTGGAGAAACCAAGCAGCCAGGGAGCTCATCAGCCTAACGCCGCTGTCATCCAATGCATTTCATCAGGTCCAGTTCTTGTGAAA CAAACTTTGGTGAAGCTATCCACAGACAAAAGCCGTAGCAAAAAGATCAAAGAGCCCAAGTCAAGGGTGAAAAAACTGAAGTATCATCAGTACATCCCCCCTGACCAGAAGCAAGAGCTCAGTGGCGTCCCGATGGACTCTTCTTATGCCCGTCttctggagcagcagcagcagttcctCCAGCTCCAGATCCTTAGCCTGCAGCAGCAGAAGTACAACTGCCAGGCCGTTGTACCCGTCACACTAAA caTATCCACAACTGAGATACAGACCAGCTACTCGGCTCTTGCCCTTAGAGGAAGCTCTTCATCCACTCCTGTGCAGTTCCATCATGCTAGTACAAAATTGGATCAGTTACCCGCTAATATCGATGAGATGAAG GTCGCTGAGCTGAAAGTGGAGCTAAAACTCAGATCTCTGCCTGTTTCTGGGACTAAGACAGATCTGATAGAGAGGTTGAAGCTGTTTCACGAAAGTGCTAAAAGCCAGCGTGTTGCTGCCATGGAGTCAAGAGTCACTGCAGCAAACTCACGGTCTGAAAACATAAATGTAACACCACCCGTTTCCCTTATAGCTTCCAAAGTCTCCAAACTGGGAATAGAAGATAGTAACATGAAAGACATTCACACAAAGTCAGATTCAGAGACCTTGTCTAATGCTGCTCTGTGCACAAGCCCCTCAAAGGGAACCCCACATCAAGAGGGCCCCACAGATGCAAAGGTCAATGAGAAGGACTCTGAAAAAGACAAACGGTTGCATGAGAAGGAGCGTCAGATAGAGGAACTTATGAGGAAGCTGGAGCAGGAGCAGAAGCTAGTTGAGGAGCTAAAGATGCTACTGGAGGTAGAGAAAAGAAGCCAGCAGAATGATTCTCCACCTCATCTTAGCTCATTGGTGCCATTTcagataaaagaggaaaacagaagtcTGCCAAACTGCACAGTGTCCTGCAGCTCTCCTGGTCTGCATGTGCAGATCAAACAAGAGGACCCATCAGATCATACCCACATAACTTGTTCAAATCAGTTCATTAATGACCAAGGGACCAACAAAACGGCTGAAAATCTGCAGTCTGTCCAGGCCCTTCTGCCCACGTCTCTTCCTGGTTCAGCAGTTGCTGTTGAACTCCCTGCCAAAGGCATTAAATTACACACTATTGTTAACAGCATAGCTTCAGGCTGCATCCAGGCCTCTGGACATGAGCCAGAGAAATCAGCAGCACCACAGCAGCAATCTAGCACTCAAACCCAGCATCTGACTAAG ACATGGAGAATGGATATTAAGGGGCAAAGTTCACTCAATGCATTCCTGGTGTCTGGATGTGATAGTCCTTCCTCTCACCAAGCACCCCCGGGAGCACTTAGAGGGAAG CTGCCTTCTTCAAAACCATCCACTGTTATTAAGCAGCAAACAACTTTTACAAATCATGCATCAAAGACTAAGGACCCACCTCGCTATGAGGATGCAGTCAAACAGACACGCAGCATGTTAATAGTTGCTCAG GGTCCCACCGCAGCAAGCCAGCAGATGGATGACTTGTTCGATGTGTTGATTGAAAGTGGAG AGATCTCCCCTCTCATCAGGCAGGATCCTCCCAGTCTGGAAAAGCCTCTCCCTGTGACAGCCAGCGTGACCACCCTTCCCATCAACACAGTTCTGACCCGTTCTCCACCTTTAGTGCAGTTGGCCCAGCTGCCTGAGGCAACCCTCAGCTCCCCAGGAAACAACCTGGAAACCTTTCTGGATGACACAGAGGCTCAGAGACTGAAGCTGATGGAGGAGTTAAACTCACCTTTGGTCAACATGGAGATGAACTTCAGTGAAAACATCCCACCTTCTGGTGTGAACCTGCAAAATACTTCTGTGGACAGTATGGATTGGCTGGACCTTACCCTTTCTGTGCCTGCCGAGGGGATTAACCCTTTAGACATGTCAGTGCCAGGGGCGGTCTTCTCTTCGGACTTCCTGGACTCTCATGAACTGCACTTGAACTGGGACTGA
- the LOC124863520 gene encoding myocardin-related transcription factor B-like isoform X2 has translation MGLQSWPPNKPELSSMACLDVESPTICRGKFKSVLQHCLQQRRTREQLVDQGILPSLKSSAAFHKQIRSLQRARTGNFLKHKLCSRPERSELVRMHILEETQVEPSLQATQIRLKRARLANDLNEKIAQRPGPMELVEKKILPVDSGVEELRNNGKADYSDTPQVPDVYSFDEDSSDALSPRQPNSQPSPPQTLPSPENSRETEASYASSDFSPPPQLSLTRCSQSSADVSTLEKPSSQGAHQPNAAVIQCISSGPQTLVKLSTDKSRSKKIKEPKSRVKKLKYHQYIPPDQKQELSGVPMDSSYARLLEQQQQFLQLQILSLQQQKYNCQAVVPVTLNISTTEIQTSYSALALRGSSSSTPVQFHHASTKLDQLPANIDEMKVAELKVELKLRSLPVSGTKTDLIERLKLFHESAKSQRVAAMESRVTAANSRSENINVTPPVSLIASKVSKLGIEDSNMKDIHTKSDSETLSNAALCTSPSKGTPHQEGPTDAKVNEKDSEKDKRLHEKERQIEELMRKLEQEQKLVEELKMLLEVEKRSQQNDSPPHLSSLVPFQIKEENRSLPNCTVSCSSPGLHVQIKQEDPSDHTHITCSNQFINDQGTNKTAENLQSVQALLPTSLPGSAVAVELPAKGIKLHTIVNSIASGCIQASGHEPEKSAAPQQQSSTQTQHLTKTWRMDIKGQSSLNAFLVSGCDSPSSHQAPPGALRGKLPSSKPSTVIKQQTTFTNHASKTKDPPRYEDAVKQTRSMLIVAQGPTAASQQMDDLFDVLIESGEISPLIRQDPPSLEKPLPVTASVTTLPINTVLTRSPPLVQLAQLPEATLSSPGNNLETFLDDTEAQRLKLMEELNSPLVNMEMNFSENIPPSGVNLQNTSVDSMDWLDLTLSVPAEGINPLDMSVPGAVFSSDFLDSHELHLNWD, from the exons ATGGGACTCCAGAGCTGGCCACCAAACAAACCAGAACTGTCCTCCATGGCTTGCCTGGATGTGGAGAGCCCAACCATTTGCAGGGGAAAATTCAAATCAG TACTTCAGCActgtctgcagcagaggagAACTCGGGAGCAGCTTGTAGACCAAGGCATCTTGCCTT cTCTGAAAAGCTCTGCTGCCTTCCACAAGCAGATTCGCAGCCTACAGAGAGCCAGG ACGGGGAATTTCCTAAAGCATAAACTCTGCAGCAGACCGGAACGCTCAGAACTGGTCCGTATGCATATCCTAGAAG AAACTCAAGTGGAGCCCTCACTGCAGGCCACGCAGATAAGACTGAAGAGGGCCAGACTGGCCAATGATCTCAATGAAAAAATCGCCCAGCGGCCAGGACCCATGGAGCTGGTCGAGAAGAAGATCCTGCCCGTCGACTCTGGAGTTGAAGAACTCAGAAACA ATGGTAAGGCAGATTACTCAGATACACCACAAGTTCCAGATGTTTACAGCTTTGATGAGGACAGCAGTGATGCATTATCACCACGGCAACCCAACAGCCAACCATCTCCTCCCCAAACTTTACCCTCCCCAGAGAATTCAAGAGAAACTGAGGCATCTTATGCATCCTCTGACTTCAGCCCTCCTCCACAG CTCTCTCTAACACGCTGCTCTCAGTCATCTGCAGATGTGTCTACTTTGGAGAAACCAAGCAGCCAGGGAGCTCATCAGCCTAACGCCGCTGTCATCCAATGCATTTCATCAGGTCCA CAAACTTTGGTGAAGCTATCCACAGACAAAAGCCGTAGCAAAAAGATCAAAGAGCCCAAGTCAAGGGTGAAAAAACTGAAGTATCATCAGTACATCCCCCCTGACCAGAAGCAAGAGCTCAGTGGCGTCCCGATGGACTCTTCTTATGCCCGTCttctggagcagcagcagcagttcctCCAGCTCCAGATCCTTAGCCTGCAGCAGCAGAAGTACAACTGCCAGGCCGTTGTACCCGTCACACTAAA caTATCCACAACTGAGATACAGACCAGCTACTCGGCTCTTGCCCTTAGAGGAAGCTCTTCATCCACTCCTGTGCAGTTCCATCATGCTAGTACAAAATTGGATCAGTTACCCGCTAATATCGATGAGATGAAG GTCGCTGAGCTGAAAGTGGAGCTAAAACTCAGATCTCTGCCTGTTTCTGGGACTAAGACAGATCTGATAGAGAGGTTGAAGCTGTTTCACGAAAGTGCTAAAAGCCAGCGTGTTGCTGCCATGGAGTCAAGAGTCACTGCAGCAAACTCACGGTCTGAAAACATAAATGTAACACCACCCGTTTCCCTTATAGCTTCCAAAGTCTCCAAACTGGGAATAGAAGATAGTAACATGAAAGACATTCACACAAAGTCAGATTCAGAGACCTTGTCTAATGCTGCTCTGTGCACAAGCCCCTCAAAGGGAACCCCACATCAAGAGGGCCCCACAGATGCAAAGGTCAATGAGAAGGACTCTGAAAAAGACAAACGGTTGCATGAGAAGGAGCGTCAGATAGAGGAACTTATGAGGAAGCTGGAGCAGGAGCAGAAGCTAGTTGAGGAGCTAAAGATGCTACTGGAGGTAGAGAAAAGAAGCCAGCAGAATGATTCTCCACCTCATCTTAGCTCATTGGTGCCATTTcagataaaagaggaaaacagaagtcTGCCAAACTGCACAGTGTCCTGCAGCTCTCCTGGTCTGCATGTGCAGATCAAACAAGAGGACCCATCAGATCATACCCACATAACTTGTTCAAATCAGTTCATTAATGACCAAGGGACCAACAAAACGGCTGAAAATCTGCAGTCTGTCCAGGCCCTTCTGCCCACGTCTCTTCCTGGTTCAGCAGTTGCTGTTGAACTCCCTGCCAAAGGCATTAAATTACACACTATTGTTAACAGCATAGCTTCAGGCTGCATCCAGGCCTCTGGACATGAGCCAGAGAAATCAGCAGCACCACAGCAGCAATCTAGCACTCAAACCCAGCATCTGACTAAG ACATGGAGAATGGATATTAAGGGGCAAAGTTCACTCAATGCATTCCTGGTGTCTGGATGTGATAGTCCTTCCTCTCACCAAGCACCCCCGGGAGCACTTAGAGGGAAG CTGCCTTCTTCAAAACCATCCACTGTTATTAAGCAGCAAACAACTTTTACAAATCATGCATCAAAGACTAAGGACCCACCTCGCTATGAGGATGCAGTCAAACAGACACGCAGCATGTTAATAGTTGCTCAG GGTCCCACCGCAGCAAGCCAGCAGATGGATGACTTGTTCGATGTGTTGATTGAAAGTGGAG AGATCTCCCCTCTCATCAGGCAGGATCCTCCCAGTCTGGAAAAGCCTCTCCCTGTGACAGCCAGCGTGACCACCCTTCCCATCAACACAGTTCTGACCCGTTCTCCACCTTTAGTGCAGTTGGCCCAGCTGCCTGAGGCAACCCTCAGCTCCCCAGGAAACAACCTGGAAACCTTTCTGGATGACACAGAGGCTCAGAGACTGAAGCTGATGGAGGAGTTAAACTCACCTTTGGTCAACATGGAGATGAACTTCAGTGAAAACATCCCACCTTCTGGTGTGAACCTGCAAAATACTTCTGTGGACAGTATGGATTGGCTGGACCTTACCCTTTCTGTGCCTGCCGAGGGGATTAACCCTTTAGACATGTCAGTGCCAGGGGCGGTCTTCTCTTCGGACTTCCTGGACTCTCATGAACTGCACTTGAACTGGGACTGA
- the LOC124863520 gene encoding myocardin-related transcription factor B-like isoform X6, which yields MGLQSWPPNKPELSSMACLDVESPTICRGKFKSVLQHCLQQRRTREQLVDQGILPSLKSSAAFHKQIRSLQRARTGNFLKHKLCSRPERSELVRMHILEETQVEPSLQATQIRLKRARLANDLNEKIAQRPGPMELVEKKILPVDSGVEELRNNENSRETEASYASSDFSPPPQLSLTRCSQSSADVSTLEKPSSQGAHQPNAAVIQCISSGPVLVKQTLVKLSTDKSRSKKIKEPKSRVKKLKYHQYIPPDQKQELSGVPMDSSYARLLEQQQQFLQLQILSLQQQKYNCQAVVPVTLNISTTEIQTSYSALALRGSSSSTPVQFHHASTKLDQLPANIDEMKVAELKVELKLRSLPVSGTKTDLIERLKLFHESAKSQRVAAMESRVTAANSRSENINVTPPVSLIASKVSKLGIEDSNMKDIHTKSDSETLSNAALCTSPSKGTPHQEGPTDAKVNEKDSEKDKRLHEKERQIEELMRKLEQEQKLVEELKMLLEVEKRSQQNDSPPHLSSLVPFQIKEENRSLPNCTVSCSSPGLHVQIKQEDPSDHTHITCSNQFINDQGTNKTAENLQSVQALLPTSLPGSAVAVELPAKGIKLHTIVNSIASGCIQASGHEPEKSAAPQQQSSTQTQHLTKTWRMDIKGQSSLNAFLVSGCDSPSSHQAPPGALRGKLPSSKPSTVIKQQTTFTNHASKTKDPPRYEDAVKQTRSMLIVAQGPTAASQQMDDLFDVLIESGEISPLIRQDPPSLEKPLPVTASVTTLPINTVLTRSPPLVQLAQLPEATLSSPGNNLETFLDDTEAQRLKLMEELNSPLVNMEMNFSENIPPSGVNLQNTSVDSMDWLDLTLSVPAEGINPLDMSVPGAVFSSDFLDSHELHLNWD from the exons ATGGGACTCCAGAGCTGGCCACCAAACAAACCAGAACTGTCCTCCATGGCTTGCCTGGATGTGGAGAGCCCAACCATTTGCAGGGGAAAATTCAAATCAG TACTTCAGCActgtctgcagcagaggagAACTCGGGAGCAGCTTGTAGACCAAGGCATCTTGCCTT cTCTGAAAAGCTCTGCTGCCTTCCACAAGCAGATTCGCAGCCTACAGAGAGCCAGG ACGGGGAATTTCCTAAAGCATAAACTCTGCAGCAGACCGGAACGCTCAGAACTGGTCCGTATGCATATCCTAGAAG AAACTCAAGTGGAGCCCTCACTGCAGGCCACGCAGATAAGACTGAAGAGGGCCAGACTGGCCAATGATCTCAATGAAAAAATCGCCCAGCGGCCAGGACCCATGGAGCTGGTCGAGAAGAAGATCCTGCCCGTCGACTCTGGAGTTGAAGAACTCAGAAACA ATG AGAATTCAAGAGAAACTGAGGCATCTTATGCATCCTCTGACTTCAGCCCTCCTCCACAG CTCTCTCTAACACGCTGCTCTCAGTCATCTGCAGATGTGTCTACTTTGGAGAAACCAAGCAGCCAGGGAGCTCATCAGCCTAACGCCGCTGTCATCCAATGCATTTCATCAGGTCCAGTTCTTGTGAAA CAAACTTTGGTGAAGCTATCCACAGACAAAAGCCGTAGCAAAAAGATCAAAGAGCCCAAGTCAAGGGTGAAAAAACTGAAGTATCATCAGTACATCCCCCCTGACCAGAAGCAAGAGCTCAGTGGCGTCCCGATGGACTCTTCTTATGCCCGTCttctggagcagcagcagcagttcctCCAGCTCCAGATCCTTAGCCTGCAGCAGCAGAAGTACAACTGCCAGGCCGTTGTACCCGTCACACTAAA caTATCCACAACTGAGATACAGACCAGCTACTCGGCTCTTGCCCTTAGAGGAAGCTCTTCATCCACTCCTGTGCAGTTCCATCATGCTAGTACAAAATTGGATCAGTTACCCGCTAATATCGATGAGATGAAG GTCGCTGAGCTGAAAGTGGAGCTAAAACTCAGATCTCTGCCTGTTTCTGGGACTAAGACAGATCTGATAGAGAGGTTGAAGCTGTTTCACGAAAGTGCTAAAAGCCAGCGTGTTGCTGCCATGGAGTCAAGAGTCACTGCAGCAAACTCACGGTCTGAAAACATAAATGTAACACCACCCGTTTCCCTTATAGCTTCCAAAGTCTCCAAACTGGGAATAGAAGATAGTAACATGAAAGACATTCACACAAAGTCAGATTCAGAGACCTTGTCTAATGCTGCTCTGTGCACAAGCCCCTCAAAGGGAACCCCACATCAAGAGGGCCCCACAGATGCAAAGGTCAATGAGAAGGACTCTGAAAAAGACAAACGGTTGCATGAGAAGGAGCGTCAGATAGAGGAACTTATGAGGAAGCTGGAGCAGGAGCAGAAGCTAGTTGAGGAGCTAAAGATGCTACTGGAGGTAGAGAAAAGAAGCCAGCAGAATGATTCTCCACCTCATCTTAGCTCATTGGTGCCATTTcagataaaagaggaaaacagaagtcTGCCAAACTGCACAGTGTCCTGCAGCTCTCCTGGTCTGCATGTGCAGATCAAACAAGAGGACCCATCAGATCATACCCACATAACTTGTTCAAATCAGTTCATTAATGACCAAGGGACCAACAAAACGGCTGAAAATCTGCAGTCTGTCCAGGCCCTTCTGCCCACGTCTCTTCCTGGTTCAGCAGTTGCTGTTGAACTCCCTGCCAAAGGCATTAAATTACACACTATTGTTAACAGCATAGCTTCAGGCTGCATCCAGGCCTCTGGACATGAGCCAGAGAAATCAGCAGCACCACAGCAGCAATCTAGCACTCAAACCCAGCATCTGACTAAG ACATGGAGAATGGATATTAAGGGGCAAAGTTCACTCAATGCATTCCTGGTGTCTGGATGTGATAGTCCTTCCTCTCACCAAGCACCCCCGGGAGCACTTAGAGGGAAG CTGCCTTCTTCAAAACCATCCACTGTTATTAAGCAGCAAACAACTTTTACAAATCATGCATCAAAGACTAAGGACCCACCTCGCTATGAGGATGCAGTCAAACAGACACGCAGCATGTTAATAGTTGCTCAG GGTCCCACCGCAGCAAGCCAGCAGATGGATGACTTGTTCGATGTGTTGATTGAAAGTGGAG AGATCTCCCCTCTCATCAGGCAGGATCCTCCCAGTCTGGAAAAGCCTCTCCCTGTGACAGCCAGCGTGACCACCCTTCCCATCAACACAGTTCTGACCCGTTCTCCACCTTTAGTGCAGTTGGCCCAGCTGCCTGAGGCAACCCTCAGCTCCCCAGGAAACAACCTGGAAACCTTTCTGGATGACACAGAGGCTCAGAGACTGAAGCTGATGGAGGAGTTAAACTCACCTTTGGTCAACATGGAGATGAACTTCAGTGAAAACATCCCACCTTCTGGTGTGAACCTGCAAAATACTTCTGTGGACAGTATGGATTGGCTGGACCTTACCCTTTCTGTGCCTGCCGAGGGGATTAACCCTTTAGACATGTCAGTGCCAGGGGCGGTCTTCTCTTCGGACTTCCTGGACTCTCATGAACTGCACTTGAACTGGGACTGA